CgaaaaaaatcaatgtgtttctaattttcacgaaaaaaatcaatgtgtttctaattttacttttatttagtGTTGGTCCTTTTAATACATCAAGATTACTGGgtgttaattataatttatttatcgtTTCTTCTTTTTGTAGAGCATTGGCAGATCAGATTTGCCGGGTATCATCTGTACGTTTCTAACACCACAATTTCTCCACAAGATGGCGTCCTCTGTTACCTTGACACCAGTATCACAAAAGATGATGTACAGTTGAATGTTATACACCAGTGCCCGTATGTAGGTCGGTATGTGACTGTGTACAACTATAGAACAAGTCCGAAACAGTACAACTGGTATGATGACAGTGCTATACTGGAACTTTGTGAAGTGCTAGTTTATGGTATGTTTTTCCTCATATCATTATTCAGCAATATACTACTTTATCAATCAAATCTCACTGCACGTAACTATTTTCAAAACGATAAGTTCATATTGATTCTATCGATATCGATACTTTttgtagatatacatattatgtagTCAAAATTAACACACCTAGAATATTTATGAAGATTTCCTAGTTGCATTGGTACAACAGTTATTGAAACTCGATAATGGTAACCATGCTTTCATTTGTAATTCGGCCTTAAACTCAAGTTATACTGAATATATCTTTAGCAATGATTTATGTAAATGCTTTTTTCTATATGATTTTATACCAGCAAATAGTAATTAAATTACACTCGATAATGGTAAATGTTAATTTGTGGGTATTTTATTCTAACAGAAATCGCCCAGTGTTATTAATGAAACAGACATGTTTATTCAATATTGCCAATTGCTAAGTGAATGTTCAAGTGATTTCAAAGAATATGAGTATGcctaaaatacataattttacatCATAGCTAACGATTAGATCAGATGAATTTATCTAATATAGTAAAAAGATAACCATTGTTTTGGTGTCTTTGTTTCTGTTCCAAGGGTGTCCGGCTGGGATGTTCGGCAATGACAACTGTAATCAAGTATGCTCGGAGAGTTGTTACGGAGGGAACTGCAATCCTAAAACAGGGATTTGTCTGTGTAAGTACATATAGTATAACTACTGCAATGGTAACTAGGGAACGTTCAATGTGTCCTTCATCTCTATTAAGTACTGGCCCACTTCGGCATATCAAATTTGAAGGACAGTAAATGTTACACAACGCTATCGTTATACAACGACGTTGGTTGattctgttttttatttaaCGAAAAATTACCAAAAgtatttgtttcaatttcatAGTTCGATGCTTGGCTTTCAATTGTAAGATTCATACTTAATGAATGTGATATCTCATACTATGTGTTTTTTTAGACCTACACTACACTGTTCTGCTGGCAACACAATGTTACAACatacaagatatatatacacttacTTATCTTCATATAATgtgaattttaacaattaaaaataatccGCTGACAACAGTGCGTAAACGATATCTATTATTGGAACAGTATTgatgtttaataaaaaaaatattacacataGCTGTAGAGCAATCCAGAACATGGCGAAATCGCTAGTGGAGAATTGTCGTTTAgatgatttaatatttaatgcatacaatacatatatgtattttttaattaaaacaaattaaaatacatagAAAACTGtgtgttatatcattgttttttGAACAATGAGTAACATCATTACATATGGGCATGGTATTAGGATTTTATTGAAATGCTATCAATTATGTAAAATACTCTTGTTCGGCGGTAAaactcaaaattttcaattaagGTAATAGTGTAAATCAAGCAACTTGTTCAATTGAAGAAAATTATACCAGTGCGTCCGCTCCTATTCTTAAGATACAAATTACCTATCTACGGCGTCGTATCATCTTTAAataacatatagatatatactataataacatgataattattactgaatatatatatggcaccaaatcaaaccaaatattGAAAATGCATTCGTCATCCTGTTACGTCGTGTTACTCGTATGTTTTCTATCTAAATACGTTGTttgttgttatatgtctgtgtagtGTGTATTCGTAAAGCGTGTCTCATTGTATTCGTACGAGAGTGTCTGATACAGTATGACTGTATTAACCGTTCTGTTGAGATGGTTTGTGTGACCATGAGAGTGTTAATTTTCCAACGAGCTGAAGAGACCTATCTATATATACTGCATCAATTCATTGACAACATTAGATGTCACTGTTACTGGATACAATAACACGAAGGTATGTATGAAAAACATCGTGTCCTTTGCGACATTTGATCAATTGCTATTACCACTTGATAAGCTTTATAAATTGATACAAAAACATAAAGAATATCAATTAATATTGAACTTGACTGTACGCAAATccttacaatataaatatcactTTCCATTTATGTATTATTCTATTCTATGGCTTAGATaaagatataattatattgattaCAATGACGTAAACACATTTTAAGCATGTAAAGGCTTTTCACTCTTTATGTTCACTATATTTTCTCATGATCTATTTTGTAGTGaatgtttaaatttaaaaattaacttATCATATCAATTTTTGCcgttttatattagatatggtTATCTGCCATCAGGATTATTTGATGCGAACCATGATTATCGCCATTGTAGACAAAATAAACTATGCAGATGATTAAAAATTACCAGGTTTGTCTATCATTCATGCCTATTATAGGCACATTATATATACTTTCATATTTCATCAAGGATATGTGTCTAAATAAAATCAGTTTTAATAATTGTCGAGGATAAACATTATGTCAAGTTTCGATTATTAATCAACTGAAGATATTTACGGGTATTTATCAGTGCATATAGAGTCTTGCAGTTGCATGCGAGTTTTGATAAATGGaatcaaatattatatatagttgcaataggaatgATAGCTTATGAGATTACACAGCTAGGAGTTGATATCAGGGTCAAAAGACCAACTAAAAAGgtcaatattacaaaaataaaacaattttgacaAACGTAGGTTTCCAGATGACATggtttccatgaaacttcatattTTCTGATGACATATCTTTTTGGGATTGACTCTGAGGTCAAAAGATCATCTACAAATGCCAGTGTTACTGAAAAAAATggcaaatattttgttttcagacgaTAAGAAGGATTAATTTCTTTTTGTAGGATTTGATACAATGGAAGTTTATGAGGACACATATCTCGGGATTGATTTTGGAGTCAAAGGTAAACCTCaatggtcactgttactaaaatagGTCTATTGGATAACCTGTGATAGCTGTTAGCAATACACTCAAAATGATTGATCAAATACGAATTCTACAGAGAAAAATAAGACGGGCTAAACAGTGAACAGCAAACATTGTTTGTGTAAATTCTGAATAACTCAGCGTTATCTACATtagaataaaaattaaaaaaaaacagtaagGAGCTGGAAATGTGTGATATCTATATCTGATGTACTAATACGAGCAAATGTTGTCAAATCTTAATTATTGAGATTGTAAATAAAGGATTACGTCACGCATTCAGCACTGGTAGGTAGCCAATACTAGCATCCAATTTAAAAATAAGCCCACGTACCAAATCCCAATCGTATAACAATGTCCTATTCAGAACACAATATGAGCTAGATATGGGAGATATTGACTCATGATTTGATCTCCTACAAgaaatacatacacatatacacaaaTAGTTTACTTCCTAGTAGCAATATATTTGGCTTTACGTTACGATATGGCGAGAAGGTACAGATACACACAAACTCAAGGCATTTTACTGATAATTGTTGTTTCATTGTCCACAGTCAGATTGGAAGGTAGGTAATAAAGCAAATTTTTCAGAGAAACAACGTAATAtgaaaacattactgtgttgtttaaaatgtattttaactgAGGTTATTGTGATCTCAAATAATTATTGTAGATATTTTGAATTGTAAGgctataattgttttacatatttGGGTAGTCTACATGTCGGAAACCTGACACACTTTGGAGATTGCAATTTAATAGATTCACAGTTAATGTGATATTGTATTACGTAACCAGACATGTACACAAACGCCACATAGGGAAGTTAGTCAGTACGCATACatataataaccaaatataaatgtaaacacCAAACTAAGTTAATACTTTGTTTACCGTCCTATTCAACGTcgaatttaatttatttttcaaaaaagtcTTCATTCTGTAATCAAATATTATACATGATAAGTAAAAACTCCTAGTATATTCTGTTTTCAAATATCACCGAACTGTGCgtttttcatttattaattttatctgtttatacaaaaatatattaaagataaatacatctgatcaatttttcaaaatttctctATTCTTGAAGCTTTTTAACGACACGTCATTGTGAAGTAATTTGATtaataccgttgaaattccaaatccttgatcaatacgattaatcAGGTACATGTATAGCATGTATgttgtacccatacccgagtcaaagtcacgtacgttaatcaaatgcaatacataccCACTGAGGAGTTGGTGGAATTATGTTTAGATAAGAACATGCACCTAGTAATGTAAACACTACTGTatgagcgatttgagtagttctagactaAAAGTTATCTACTATACACTGGCAAGGACCAGGGTTCGGCCtacaagacgtccgaccacaatgtgtaatgccGGACTGCAAGCGAGATTGAacattctacaaacattcactacagtgggcttttctagcatatcacagtaaTACCTACttatctaatttccattagaactgggtttttttcgaTATAGATATGCAAATTTTAAAGTACTTAATTGTCccttaaaatgttaaatgtaaaagtgaaaataatgaTTATGTAGAGGATAAAGTCATTtaacataataaaaaacaaaggAGTCACAACCAAATACGTACGGGGTAGTCGCAGAAATAAAGAAACTGAAGGAACTGGAAAAAAAGCCGCCCTACACTCTAaactaatgtatataaatatttcccttttttatacattgatataacaataaaaaattaGCGTCACATTACATGATATTATAGCATTTGACTGGGGTCCATACCTTGGATTATTATTCCGAGAAAACTATATTATTCGATGATTTTGAATGAGgttgttattgttttctttgatcAATGGATCCAGACTTTAGCTGAAAATGATTGAAATGATTGTTTAATTACGTTCATTTACTAACGAGATTTAAGTATACGTTAAGTGATATGTAGATCAATACAACATCAAGGGATAGACAATCGAAAGTCctttcaataaaattgtcaaACATTGTGAAACAAAAAGTGTAAAATAGGAAGCTTAACTTTTGTTATTTCATGTGGTGATATCTGACGCATTTGGCCTAAACAAAATGATTATGATGCAACCgctgtaaaacagatataacatTGTTTTAGGTATAAGTAACAACTTAACAACTGGAGGTAAACAAATCTGAAATTTAGATGTATGCCATAATCAACATAGCATAGTTAAACGCTACCAAAATATTataatgagataaaaaaaatataaaactagtaaattaataatccgaaataaaaggccaaaataaattcagagcaaaaaaaaaaaaaaatttctatgaaatatataatcAGCCACTTGAGGCCTTCTTCAATATtaccaaaatattttaatatgattACCATTACAATGAACAAATTTTACGGATTTATATTAAACTGTACTGAAGTCCTTTTcacaaagtatataaaataaataagacAATATTTCCTAAAGAAAAGTATAGACAACATGTGAcaacaataattatattttatttaattatccgtgttatattacagaaaacatccAAGACTGTTACATAGAGTAGTAATTTTTATGACCATTTTTGGGCAGTGATCTGTTGATAAACCCAGAAAATTACGGACAAAAGATAATGTTTCGAGGTTCCTCTGTGAGATGGTGTTAATGGCagtatgaatattcatgaatgattccAGAACTTTAATTGTGTTTCGTGAAGAAACAATTATGAATAATCATCAAATAACTCTCATGAACTCTTCATGAACTTTTCTAAGtccatgaaacattcatgaCTATTCATAAACAGTGTGCTAAGAATATGTCTTTAGCTTTCATTAATAACTAAGAACTTCATGAACATAATAATAAGATATtgatgaatgttcatgaattatgtttataaataatctATGAAAAATTAATGAATGTTAATTAATTATCCATAACCGTCTCGCAGAGGCTAGCGTGGAGGCCATCGATCTAGAAAGAATGAGTACCATCATTAGAACTATATCTATATGTAGTGGTATGCTTACCCATTATCTAAATGATTTGAGATACGTACGTACTAATGCTTATTTTCAAAGATACATTACAGTAAACGTCGCACTGTCAAAGATAGCTGCACAGAGTAGTAATCATAGTAATGATTACTGGCTGGCAAGCGCTGCAGTAGACGGATGTCATAACACAACTATTCAGTCTGGTTGTTGTACACACACAGCCGGAGATCGAAGGATGGTTTGGTGGCGTGTGGATCTAGGACAACTCAACACTATCGACAGTATACAGATCATATACAGAGGTCAGTTCTTTTGAGGTTTGCTATTTATCTTTTGGAAATAAAGCATACAGATGTACATACATAGTATGCATTTTCTTTATGTGACATTTGAGTTGAAAAAGAACCTGTTACACCTACCTTTGGATTTTACCCACGAAACAGTTTAGGAAAAGCCATGTGCATTGTGTAGTACTATCACAGAGAACCTATAACATATCTTTAAAAAATGCAAAGGCCCAATAAACTAAGTAAGAATGTTCAATTTACGTGCAAATCAATATTTATCCATTGCAttttgtgatgatgatgaaaaccCAATATGTCTTTCAGTGAAATGAGAACTACGTGTAGTTACTAATTACAAACACTGCAAGAGTCTGAACAAAATCCCAAACAAATTAGTTGAGAACCAGTGCCAGTTGTCAAAATAATTACCGTCGATTATTCAGTATACGGTTTGttcaataatgtaatatttaaaagTCTGTTCTTTTGTCATAGGTTCTGTGTTGTGTGGTGTAGGTGTAGATATGTGGGACTCCAATGCATATTTGGTAGCTTCAATATATCTATTCTGAGCCCCAAAGAGTGACGACTCGTACATGATTTCAATTGGGATTTATAGCAAAATACAAAGATATTACACATCAATGGGTTACTGATAACATGACTGCAATATTACCAACAGACCCTTAGGTTTATATAGTGTATGACCAACATACACCTGCAATACACATGGTAAatctataaaataaaagttctaaaacatttccatattatgTCAAACACCAGTAATGTTAAGCAAATGTATTATGTTAACTAAGCACTGTCTTTTAACAGTGTATGCGTTTGCATGTGTAAAACTTATTTTCATAGCTGTAAGAAGGTTAAAATACTCATTTCTGAGCACTGACAATTAACGAATCTTCATTAAATCCATTTTATAGTGCAAAATGAAATTCCCTGTGCTTTTTACTCAATGTTTTTCATGAATGCTGCGATTTTAATGCTAGTAATtacatttaatacaaatatCCTGCCGTGAAAATAGATACCTATCATTGTTGAAAGTGCCATAAATGCATTATCGGTGATTTTTAtgcatttttcaaatatttattttaaatatatgatattgatttttagGCCGACGGGGTGTTATGGGATAAATCATATTgcacataaaaacattttttcgcATTCAAGGAATGTCCTTGATGACGAATGCAGGTTGTCGTTATATGATTAAATAgttgttttacatgtagctCGTGAACGAAGTTGTTAGTAAACTAATTGAAAAGAAACTAGCCAACTCACATAAACAATATTCTAATTACTTGATATGCCCTTTCTATCTATGGAACAAAGGGCTGCTACGCATTTATAGAGCATATAAGAAATGTTTTAATCGTTTTTTACGTTAATAAGAACgttaatatgttataatttcAGCCAATTTTACATTTAGACTGGCAGGATATGAACTGTATGTATCAAACATAACCACATCACCAACAGATGGCGTCCTCTGTTACCATGACATCAGTGCTACCACGACAGCCGTACAGTTAAATGTGACACACCAGTGTCCATCTGTAGGTCGGTATGTGACCGTGTACAACTATCGGAACGACCCGAAAAGGTACAGCTGGTATAGTGTTTACGCCGTGTTGGAGCTTTGTGAAGTTATCGTGTATGGTAaactttctattattttatCTCACTATTAATaaagatttgaaaatattaatataaacatCACTGATAGTATTTTGATATCCGAGTAAATTAAACCATCTTTGATACTTCTACtaatactgtcgttatatccaccaaTGGAATGTCTCATATTAAAACAGGAGGCAATataacagaacaggtaatttactcctttggtgtacatcaaaatcGATATATAACGATACACTGTGGTTAAGTGTGGCTTTAAAGTTGGACGGGCATCGCTCTCTCTGCTAATCTTAAAGTATTTGCAGTCCCGTGATCGGTAAGACTCTTTCTCCTTagttttattatgagatagACCAAGGATGGGTTTGatgtcagtaatagtaacccccaGAGTATCAAGAATGAGGTGTTCAATAACCGATACAAAGTTGTATCCATAATTGTTTCAACCGATGCGTCATCCTAGATATTAACTTCACTTGGATATATCCATGCGATGTTCAATAACCGATACAAAGTTGTATCCATAATTGTTTCAACCGATGCGTCATCCTAGATATTAACTTCACTTGGATATATCCATGCGATGACTAATACCGAACTGAAGATTATAATCCAATAACTTACCAATCTGACTTAAAGAATCGGTACGTCGCTTCTTTGTTACCGACATTTCAACAACCAATACCTGATCTGGTAACATGAGAAATAGAATCGGCATACTTGCTCGTGACGACACCATCGTCCATTTCCTCTCTATGTTCTTTCATATTTCTTCGATTAGTTTTTCTGACAATTCTTAAACCTATTCAATGAATATATCCTCATTTCTATTCAGTCACATGATCACACAGATAATGAAACcttattcaaaatatcatttcaacATATGCAGAACACAAATCCAAACTTCTACCGCAATTATACGGCAGGTCACGTGTACTGCAGGATGTTGAATGAACATGTGAGTTTCATAAGATTAACAATACTAGAAACCGGTAAAGTTGattatttgattataatattGTATCAAACAATAGTTTCATCAACGATAATGAAGGATTTATGTGTACTAACAATTGGATAATTCGATTTTTTATGAGTTGACcgtataaaaaatcaaattattgaaattgaaatataatgtaattcTGGTACATCACTTTTTGAAGTGAAAATCTATATAAATTAGTTTGTGAGTAGTGTATTGTCGAAAAACGTCTCGACAGTCGTATATagattacaaaatgtatttatacaatACACGTATTAAATATCTGCCAAATACCTTTGTTACCAAATATATAAGGTATACCTGATATACCTACATATTTTGAGCGCATTTTCTAATAACTCCTGTCGaacttattttatttgatattaatttgcTCTAATAATGGCtcctttttcttgtttttactGATAATATCTGTCTGAAGGCTGTCCAGCTGGGAGTTACGGTGACGGTGACTGTAGTCAAGTATGCCCGGCGACCTGTTACGGAGGAAACTGTAATCCTAAAACAGGATCTTGTCTTTGTAAGTTAATAATTAGCATATGGTGGGAAAGAAAGTGTTTCGTATTTGTAACTACTGGCCTGCATGTGTACATAATAATGGTACCTTGtaattattaaagtaaaataaaggCATATGATGAACCTAGCTCTACAACTTTGTTTATAGTTCGCTATCGCTATCTTacgtttatatacatatatgtatggttATTCTGAGTACGACTACATTCTGTTTAGGAAATGGAGGATTTCGAACAATTAAACTAATTATGTCACTTTCTTTTGAACTTGATATATTACTTCCTGTTGTGGTTTTAGTAGTAAATTAATCCTTTTAACAATTTAGATTGTACTTCTGGGAGATTTGGCAACTTTTGTGAGAACGCGTGCTCATTGTGTGACGGGTTTGTGTAATAAAGACACAGGTGCCTGTTCAGtttgatataatttacaaatataattttgtattaaattCACCATGTACTACTTTTATGAAAACGTTTAAATACAAGTCATATCGTTGTAAATTACGTTCCGTATTTGGATAACAAAACATtgctatatacatatatatctctCATTGGTTTGTAAGTGGCAGCATTACTGAAGCAAACAGATGCAATTAAATAATATGTTGCTCTCCTGGCCTTGTGTCAGAATACCTGCCAGTTGAATTGTAGTGGCGGACTGTGTGATAAAGACACTAGgaattgtttatgttttgatCAATTTGATACgttaaatatgtttgtatgATTAAAATATATGCCTTACGTATTTgctaatatatacatgtacagatacgGTGTAGTTATATCTTCATCAACATAAAGCCATtcattgatataattatattaatatatcttACCTGAACATTGTATCGATAACCAATGGTCATAATCACAGAAGTACTCACATTGCAATAGCAGCATATACATACTGAAATGGATATAAGTCAAACTatagaaacaaatttaaaataattactatcaatTTTAACAGGGTGCATTGACGGAAAGTACGGCGATACTTGTGATGTTGACTGTTCCGTAAACTGTAGAGATAGGCTATGTGACGGAAACACGGGGTACTGCGGTGGTAAGTAATGTTACGTATCCCAACTATACTATTAATGATCAATATTGTGTTTCTATAAGCGTTTAC
This portion of the Argopecten irradians isolate NY chromosome 6, Ai_NY, whole genome shotgun sequence genome encodes:
- the LOC138326221 gene encoding fucolectin-like, whose protein sequence is MATSRKWQGRNCSLVVVVFILAAVRSEENLAILKTTTQSSNYYSNRYPASSAVDGCKNTVLEVGCCSHTAVSGPNTVWWRVDLGQISTIDSIQIIYREHWQIRFAGYHLYVSNTTISPQDGVLCYLDTSITKDDVQLNVIHQCPYVGRYVTVYNYRTSPKQYNWYDDSAILELCEVLVYGCPAGMFGNDNCNQVCSESCYGGNCNPKTGICLCKYI